The window TTTAGCTAACTATTTGTTTAGGTTTAATACTTAATAAAACTTCTCCTTTTCTAGCTCGTCATCTGATAATTGGTTAAGTGTTTGTTGTTGTCTTCTCTTCTCACGTTCTTCCTTCCGTCGCGTAGCCAGAATGCATGCTTTTTCTTCAAAATGCTTAATCCTCACACAAAAATTTTCAACTTCCTTCCTTATAAAATTTCTTCTTTACAGCCTCTCCACTTTAGAACGTGAGCTTCACAAGATTAGAACATGGATAGAGTCAATGAGAGCTTGAAATTGTGAATTGAGAGAACGACCAAAAAGCTTGAAGCTCTCAATCAGAGTGATTTGAAAGTGGTGGATCATGTGATAGAGAAGTTGGAAAAGGAGATCGAAAGTTTGGTTAAAGAGGACTAGTACTGGAAGATTAGATTCCAAGAAAATTGACTCAATAGAGGAGACAGAAACATGGAATGCTTTCATTCTTCCAAAAATCAGAAGAGAAGAAATAAAATTGAGAGAACATTAATGGTAGTGGGATCAATGAAGATGAAGCAATTAGTCACAAGTTGATCGTTTATTTCTcgactattttcaaatattaagACTTAATCTAGAGGAAATTGAAAAAATGTTGGAAGATGTCAAATAAAAAATCCCTCATCAACAAAGTCAGTTGCTAGCTGCTACTTTTACTAAACATGAAGTTGAGAATGCTTTGAAAAATATGCATCCAACAAAAGCTTCTGATCCTTACAGGACTCATGCAATTTTTTTCCAGCATTATTAGAATATAGCGGGGGATGATATTACAAATATACTTAGCATTCTAAATGAAGGTCAAACTTTGGAAGACCTGAATTATACATATATTCCTTTAATCCCAAAAGTGAATGAACTGAAAAATATGAAAGATTTAAGACCTATTAGCTTGTGCAACATTGTTTATAAACTAATATGAAAAGCTTTAGCTAATCGGTTAAAGAGAATTATCAATGAGATTATTGCCTCGAACCAATCTGGCTTTATCCCATAAAGGCTAATATTGGATAATGTTTTTTTAGCCTACGAATGCATCTGTGCTTTGAAGatgaagaggaaaaagaaaaagggagctTTGTCTCTTAAGCTTGACATGAGTAAAGTGTTCGATCATGTTGAATGGATTGTTCTTGAAAAAATAATGTTCAAGTTAGGCTTCTTGAAAGGTTAGGTTGATAAAGCGATGAAATTTGTGAAATTTGTTAGCTTTGTGGTCTTGATCAATGACTCgccttttaaaatatttcaccTTAAAAGGGATCTCAGACAAGGCCATCTGATTTCTCTCTGTCTTTTCCTTATTTGTTCGAAGGGTCTATCAACTTTATCGAGGAACGAGCAAGACACTAAGGAGTTTCAAGGTCTTCAGAAAAATAGGTTTGGCCTCTCtatctcccactttttttttttttttttttttttgttgatgaTAACTTGAGTTTTTGCAAGGCTATTGAAAGCAACTATCAGACCATAAAAAAGATCATCATTGATTATGAGGCTTCTTTGGAATAAATTGTTATCTTGAACAAATCAACGGTGGTCTTTAGTAAGAATGTGAACAAGGACACAATCTCTCTTCTTTCTAATTACCTAGGGGTGCCTTCTGTCAATTTTCTTGAGGACTACCTTGTGATGCCTTCTTAGTTGAGAAGAAACAAATATAAATGCTTTAGAAGGCTTAAAGAGAAGGTTTAAAAAGTTCTGCAAGGTTGGAAAAAGGATATCTTCTTTGCGGGAGGGAAAAAAATTCTTACAAAGGTTATTGCTCAGGGTATTCTCACCTACACAATGAGTTGTTTTAGGTTACCTATCTCATTATGCAAAGACCTTAATATATGTTGTGCTAAAATTTGGCGGGGATCAAGCTTGGGAGCCAGGAAGTTACATTGCACAAGCAGGAAGAAGTTGTGCAGGGCATGGGGTTCGAGGAATTTTCCTTATTTAATCAAGTAATGTCGGTGAAACAATATTGGCTCTTTGTAGAAATCAAGATAGCCTTTTTGGAAGAGTTTTGAAGGGTAGATATTTCTAAAAGGGTTCGTTCCTAAATATGTTGGTCTTGGAAGCAACCCTTCACATACTTGGAAAAGTATTATGTGGGGAGAAGTTTGTGAAAAAGGGACAAGATGAAAAGAGGAAAACATGAAACATATTATTATCGATGAAGATCCTGGGTTACCTTAGGAGGAGAATGGTAAATCGGTTTGGGTCTTAAATAACCTAAAAGGTCGTAGGGTGTCATGTTTCATCGACCATAATGGGACTTAGAATGAAGAGTTGATCAGAGCGTGTTTCATTGCATCGAATGCTAAAAGAATTCTTCATATCTTGTTAGGTTTCTCTCTTTTGGTAATCATATTTATTGGGGGTCAAATCCCAAAGACTCCGTTTCGATCAAGAGTGCTTACCATTTGGCTGCCAGTCTCAATGAGCCTTAGGAGGTTTCGATTTGGATGAGTCTAATATGAAGAAGTACTGGAACACTTTATGGAAGACTAAGGTCTTTCCTAAAGCAAAGATTTGTGTGTGGTGGCTATTAAATAATGTTATCCCTTCAAAGGGCTcaactcagaaagaattgaatcaAAATAGAAACTTTATGAATTTTCTGCGTAATTGAGGAGGAGTCAACCATCCATCTCTTTTTGACATTGTTGATTTGTTAAACAAATGTGGTTCTTTTTTCCCCCTTATTTACTTTTGCTTCTTTTCTTGTGTAGGGATAATTTACATTTGTTGCGCTTATGAGATTGGTTAGTTGTAAAGCTATCAATTGAGGAAATTGGCACTGCTATTTTGATTTGGTGGGAATATTTTGTCGTGTAGAAACCTATGGAACGCCCGGAGTTCTCTCCCTCATGTATTGAGTTGCATTATGTAGGCTTGTCGTCTAATTGGTTGTGTCACTTTTGAGGTCTCTTGTACGAACAATATGATATTGCCCTTTTAGTGAAGAGTGCGATGAGTCATAATGATTGGAAGCCTCCGTTAGCTGGCTGAAAAATTGAATGTTGATGTTGCATGGTGCGAGAAGTCTTGTTTTGATGAGCTGGGCTGGATTGTTCATGACTCCTCAAGGTCTTTGATTGAGTTGGGTTTTCAGTGGATATGTCGTGGACGCTTTATTCTAAATTTGGGTCTCTCTTGAATTTAGCTTCTTCGCTAATGGTGGAATCAAactctactaaagtcatcaatgCTTTGTTGAATCCTGATAAGGGTATGACTGAGATAAATACTTTAGCTTGTCTTTGACTATGCGTCTTAGGGCTATTTCCTTTTCTTATTGTCCCTGTACTTGTAATATGGCCGCACACTCGTTGGTCAAGTTGGTAATTCCGCCGCTTTTGTCATTTCTTGGGCTCATGTTTgcctttctcttttcttggaAGGCTTATTTTTTAGAGAATGATATCCTTGGTGAGATCTCCTAGTTCGTGGAGGTTTTTCTTTTGCTTTGTAGTTGTGCAAGTCCGGTAttctattttctaaaataataataaataaataaatacacatAGATGCATATAAACTTCAAGAGAAGGAACTcgtattaaaaataaaaaacttagaCTATCTAAATTGAAGGTTAATGTTAGAACACATTTCCTTAAATACATCAACTCACCCAACATGTTCTAATTTTGATTAACAAAAATTATATACATTGAcaataaatttgttattttaaaaagttcTATGTTCCCATCAACGATGACATAATAAATGACAAGTAGATCTTATAGTCCACAAATTTtgaataaagaaattaaagatttaTTTGGAATGAGTATTTAAATACTTAACAAATAATTTTGAATAGCAAAAAATGGAATATATAGCATTTGAAAAGTTGATAATCTAAGCAAAATTAAGTGAAAAAAGACATCATATACCATCTTCAAACATTGATGATTCGATCATtcatttctaccattattaaaaagaatattttcaaatatagcaaaataaactaaaatatttataaaacataacATTTTATCAATGTTTATAAGCGATGTTGatgtctatcaataataaaatcTGAAAACtaactatattttgtaaatatttttaacaatttcatCGTCTATtaactatattttgtaaatatttttaacagttTCATCGTCTATAGTAACttttcaagaaaaagaaaatcgcGTAAACATTTAGTTTGAGATGAAAAAAAAGCAGTGGTATGTACACACCTTCGCAAGCAAAAGAAATTAATTTTCTCATTCGCttaatttcaacttttaagctaatactaaaaaaaacacaaaaaaaacaaaacacaaaaaaacaAATTAGAGCATCTTTATACAAATTCAAACAATGACAAAAGTAAGAAAAATACGTCATATTTACAAACAAAACATTTAAAGAAGGTTAGTTTTACAATTAATGAATGAATTGACTTGGCCCAGCCCAATCAGAAACCCTAGGTGGCGCAACAGGAAATGCTTCATTGAGACCGCATATTCAGCCTCACTATTACCTTTCACCCGCTCTCTGTTTCCTCCTCCCCCGCACTCTGTTTCGCTTCTTGTACTTCTCTTTTGTGGTAGCTCAAGGGAAACTCTCTCTTCCTTTGCTGCCCCTTCATCGTCTCTCACCTTCTTCTTTCCTGTAAGAACTCTCTCTGTCCCTCTCTGCGCTTAATTTCCTTGCAATTGTCTCTCGTGCTCTCATTTTGGTTTTGTGCGTTGGAGATCCGTTTTCTTAGTCGTTTATTTTCGATGAATTTGTTTTAGatctgttgttgttgttgctcgCATTCGGTATATTGAATGATTTAATCAATTGTTGCGATCTGTACTTAGATTATGAGATTTAAGCTAACGAGTAAGCTACGAAGAAGCTTTTTGTTGAAGATTATTGCTAAATTTCTTTCTACTGTTTGATCTGATTATTTCATCGTTTAACAGTGATATATACATTTTTTCTGGCAGTTCATTGTTTCTAAATCTTGGACATCAGGAAATTTGAAGACTTGTCAAGATGGTTAGTGTGCTCTTCTCTTGACGATGATAATGTTGGCGATCTGAAAAGTTCTTTAAtaatctttaattttttatgtgTTCAGGTTAAGTTTACAGCCGAGGAGCTTCGTCGGATTATGGACTATAAGCATAACATTCGTAATATGTCTGTTATTGCTCACGTCGATCATGGTAAAATTTTTCACATGGGGTGATCTTGTAGGGTTATCAATGTTGAAAGAAATAAACATCTTTCTGCTGgacattaattataaatatgcGCACCAATTAAGTCCACTTGCGCACCAAATTTTTGTTCGCTTAGTGATGGTTCTAGTTCAGGCAGGCCTATTTGaacgttttttttttgtgcTGATCTATTGGATCTTTTTTGGAAAGAAACAGCAGGATATTTAACGATCAGGAAACTCATGTAGACTAATTTATGGCTATATCTGTGGTATTCACTCGTGGTATTAGTTATAATATCGTATGCTTGACTGTTATATACTCGCTGATCTATATGAAACCGAgagtatttttctatttttatggGTGACTTCCTCTTAGCTTGGCTTTCTTCTCTTCTGCAATTTCATACCAtgttttctataaaaaaaacaattgcttGGGCTTCTATTTTCTCATTGATCTAAATGATGAGTATTGACAGTAAAAAGAACGTTTTATGTCTATTACGaactaattttaaattgttacTATGGATCTTTTTTAACCCTTATTTTATCTCCCCCTTTTTCCTTCTATTTCAGGAAAGTCGACACTTACAGATTCTCTTGTGGCTGCTGCGGGTATCATTGCACAAGAAGTTGCTGGTGATGTACGAATGACAGATACTCGCCAAGATGAGGCAGAGCGTGGTATCACCATCAAATCCACTGGAATCTCCCTCTACTATGAGATGTCTGATGAATCCTTGAAAAGTTACAAGGGAGAGAGACAGGGAAATGAGTATCTTATCAATCTTATTGATTCACCTGGGCACGTTGACTTCTCATCTGAGGTTACAGCTGCTTTGCGTATTACTGATGGTGCCCTTGTTGTGGTGGATTGCATCGAAGGTGTTTGTGTCCAAACAGAGACtgtgctccgtcaggctttggGAGAGAGGATTAGACCTGTCTTGACTGTTAACAAGATGGATAGGTGCTTCCTTGAACTTCAAGTGGATGGAGAAGAGGCTTATCAAACATTCCAGAGGGTCATTGAGAATGCCAATGTGATTATGGCCACATATGAGGATCCACTTCTTGGCGATGTTCAAGTGTACCCTGAGAAAGGAACAGTTGCTTTCTCTGCTGGTTTGCACGGTTGGGCATTTACCCTGACTAACTTTGCAAAGATGTATGCTTCCAAGTTCGGAGTAGATGAGGCGAAGATGATGGAGAGACTTTGGGGTGAGAATTTCTTTGATCCTGCAACCAAGAAGTGGACCAGCAAGAACACTGGCTCGCCAACATGCAAGCGTGGGTTTGTCCAGTTCTGCTACGAACCTATCAAGCAGATCATTGCAACTTGCATGAACGATCAGAAGGACAAGCTATGGCCCATGTTGCAGAAGCTTGGTGTTGTCATGAAGTCTGATGAGAAGGATCTGATGGGCAAACCATTGATGAAGCGGGTCATGCAAACATGGCTACCAGCAAGTACTGCTCTCTTGGAAATGATGATCTTTCATCTTCCATCCCCTGCCAAGGCCCAAAAGTATCGTGTGGAGAATTTGTATGAGGGTCCACTAGATGATGCTTACGCTAGTGCCATTAGAAATTGTGATCCTGAAGGACCTCTTATGCTTTATGTATCGAAGATGATTCCTGCATCTGACAAGGGCAGGTTCTTTGCCTTTGGACGTGTGTTCTCTGGGAAAGTTTCAACTGGTTTAAAAGTTAGAATCATGGGCCCCAACTATGTTCCTGGTGAGAAAAAAGATTTGTATGTTAAGAGCGTCCAGAGAACTGTCATTTGGATGGGAAAGAAGCAAGAAACAGTGGAGGATGTGCCTTGTGGTAACACTGTTGCCATGGTTGGGTTGGATCAATTTATCACTAAGAATGCCACTTTGACGAATGAAAAGGAAGTTGATGCTCATCCAATTCGAGCCATGAAGTTTTCTGTATCTCCTGTCGTGCGTGTCGCCGTTCAGTGCAAGGTAGCCTCTGATCTTCCCAAGCTTGTGGAAGGACTTAAACGTCTGGCCAAGTCGGACCCTATGGTCGTGTGTACCATGGAGGAATCTGGTGAGCACATTGTTGCTGGTGCTGGAGAACTACATCTTGAGATCTGTTTGAAGGATTTACAAGAGGATTTCATGGGTGGAGCTGAGATCATAAAATCTGACCCTGTTGTCTCTTTCCGTGAAACCGTACTTGAGAGGTCATGTCGCACAGTGATGAGCAAATCCCCTAACAAACACAATCGACTGTACATGGAAGCACGACCCATGGAGGATGGACTGGCAGAGGCTATTGATGATGGCCGCATTGGACCACGAGATGATCCTAAAGTTAGGTCTAAAATTTTGTCAGAGGAGTTTGGTTGGGACAAAGATCTTGCTAAGAAGATTTGGTGCTTTGGTCCTGAGACTACTGGCCCTAACATGGTGGTCGATATGTGTAAGGGAGTTCAATACTTGAATGAAATCAAGGATTCCGTCGTTGCTGGTTTCCAATGGGCGTCGAAAGAAGGTGCATTGGCGGAAGAGAACATGAGAGGCATCTGTTTTGAAGTTTGTGATGTGGTGCTTCACGCTGATGCCATCCACAGAGGAGGTGGTCAAGTCATTCCTACTGCTAGAAGGGTAATCTACGCTTCTCAGCTGACTGCCAAACCAAGACTTCTTGAGCCAGTGTACCTAGTGGAGATTCAGGCTCCCGAGCAAGCTCTTGGTGGTATCTACAGTGTTCTTAACCAAAAGCGTGGGCACGTCTTTGAGGAAATGCAAAGGCCTGGCACACCTCTTTACAACATCAAGGCATATCTCCCTGTCATCGAATCATTTGGATTCTCGAGCACTTTGAGAGCTGCAACTTCTGGACAGGCATTCCCACAGTGTGTGTTTGACCATTGGGAAATGATGTCTTCGGATCCATTAGAAAGTGGGTCTCAAGCTGCGCAGTTGGTTGCTGATATCAGGAAGAGGAAGGGGTTGAAGGAACAAATGACTCCGTTGTCCGAGTTTGAGGACAAGCTGTAAATCACTTGCGATGTTATTTATTGAGAAGCAATTATAGATTTGCAGAGGAGGTTCTAATTGAGTTGTCTACCCTGGCTTATGGAAAGTTTTTGTTTGCTTATTTATCTAGAAGACACTGATGTTTTGACTCTGTTATTTTAcgtttaattttcctttttgaatGAGATTGGAGATCGTTTCTTAAACTTCACAATGGAGACCAGTAGAATTGGTTTGTTTCCCTGGGTTTggatttttttctctctttgtttCATGCCAGTTATGTGTTTTCTTCATTAAAAATGTATGTGGTAGCTTCACATACAATGGAATAATTTTGTGTCTCATTGTTACTGAAATTAACAATCAATCTGTTTTTGATTTATCAGTTGTTTACAGGTTAAGCCATTCAGCCATTTTCGCTAGAACGTCAAGGTCCTCGAAGCTTGGAAAGGACTAATTCAAGCTGCAGATTAGTTTATTCGGCAATACGGAAGCAAACGAGTAAGATATTTTCCTTGTCATTTCATGCTTATGTTCTCTGATGTCGGTGATTTGTGGTTGTGCATATCATATCTTTCCCCTGAATTGCATGTTTGTTTGCCAGTTTGCCACTTTTTGTCATTGTCCAAAATCACTCGGTATTATTTTAATACGACAGTGTTTAACGATGCAATTATTGA is drawn from Cucumis melo cultivar AY chromosome 11, USDA_Cmelo_AY_1.0, whole genome shotgun sequence and contains these coding sequences:
- the LOC127144067 gene encoding elongation factor 2; the protein is MVKFTAEELRRIMDYKHNIRNMSVIAHVDHGKSTLTDSLVAAAGIIAQEVAGDVRMTDTRQDEAERGITIKSTGISLYYEMSDESLKSYKGERQGNEYLINLIDSPGHVDFSSEVTAALRITDGALVVVDCIEGVCVQTETVLRQALGERIRPVLTVNKMDRCFLELQVDGEEAYQTFQRVIENANVIMATYEDPLLGDVQVYPEKGTVAFSAGLHGWAFTLTNFAKMYASKFGVDEAKMMERLWGENFFDPATKKWTSKNTGSPTCKRGFVQFCYEPIKQIIATCMNDQKDKLWPMLQKLGVVMKSDEKDLMGKPLMKRVMQTWLPASTALLEMMIFHLPSPAKAQKYRVENLYEGPLDDAYASAIRNCDPEGPLMLYVSKMIPASDKGRFFAFGRVFSGKVSTGLKVRIMGPNYVPGEKKDLYVKSVQRTVIWMGKKQETVEDVPCGNTVAMVGLDQFITKNATLTNEKEVDAHPIRAMKFSVSPVVRVAVQCKVASDLPKLVEGLKRLAKSDPMVVCTMEESGEHIVAGAGELHLEICLKDLQEDFMGGAEIIKSDPVVSFRETVLERSCRTVMSKSPNKHNRLYMEARPMEDGLAEAIDDGRIGPRDDPKVRSKILSEEFGWDKDLAKKIWCFGPETTGPNMVVDMCKGVQYLNEIKDSVVAGFQWASKEGALAEENMRGICFEVCDVVLHADAIHRGGGQVIPTARRVIYASQLTAKPRLLEPVYLVEIQAPEQALGGIYSVLNQKRGHVFEEMQRPGTPLYNIKAYLPVIESFGFSSTLRAATSGQAFPQCVFDHWEMMSSDPLESGSQAAQLVADIRKRKGLKEQMTPLSEFEDKL